Proteins encoded together in one Neobacillus sp. FSL H8-0543 window:
- a CDS encoding helix-turn-helix domain-containing protein, producing MRTATKNKIHTASIKLFAKKGFAATSVQDIADTAGISTRLLYPHYKTNMICLMKLFHMPQQD from the coding sequence ATGAGAACGGCAACTAAAAACAAAATTCATACTGCTTCAATTAAACTATTTGCAAAAAAAGGTTTTGCTGCAACTAGTGTTCAGGATATTGCAGACACTGCAGGAATCAGTACTAGACTCTTGTACCCTCATTATAAAACCAATATGATTTGTTTAATGAAGTTGTTTCATATGCCGCAGCAGGATTAG
- a CDS encoding cell wall hydrolase: protein MARVRARSHEVDEMARMMRAEAEGEGQQGMLYVGNVIINRVVAQCLDFKGVPTIHDVIFQVQGGNYSFEAVQKGNVFYQRSRTSERRLAQQNINSWRDHPAKYALWYFNPTAPGCPPTWYDQPHTGQFKEHCFYEPKPGTCDSVYRG from the coding sequence ATGGCAAGAGTAAGGGCTAGAAGTCATGAAGTAGATGAAATGGCAAGAATGATGAGAGCAGAAGCAGAAGGCGAAGGACAGCAAGGAATGTTATATGTTGGAAATGTAATAATAAATCGTGTTGTAGCACAATGCTTAGATTTCAAAGGTGTACCCACTATTCATGATGTAATATTTCAAGTACAAGGAGGAAATTATTCTTTTGAAGCAGTGCAAAAAGGGAATGTATTTTATCAAAGATCAAGAACTTCTGAAAGAAGATTAGCACAACAAAATATTAATAGTTGGAGAGATCATCCTGCGAAATATGCTCTTTGGTATTTTAATCCAACGGCGCCAGGGTGTCCTCCTACATGGTACGATCAACCTCATACTGGTCAATTTAAAGAACATTGTTTTTATGAACCAAAACCTGGAACATGTGATAGTGTTTATAGAGGTTAA
- a CDS encoding N-acetyltransferase: MKSGGNKFLIVKADEVDLDVRTQMSEIFAEGFTQWLVFFSKDTNIIAKAFAHMIVLDQFYIAIANDKVAGVTACTDGKTSSVRLNKKELRKHLGFFKGSMARIFLKKEFEASFENSPPNTGSIEFVGTAPEFKGQGVASQIIQHIFENTTYNNYVIEEVADTNTPAMNLYKKLGFEEYKRKAIPQKVAKKIGINNFLSLKYVKK, from the coding sequence ATGAAATCTGGAGGTAATAAGTTTCTAATTGTAAAAGCCGATGAAGTTGATTTAGATGTAAGGACGCAAATGTCTGAAATTTTTGCGGAAGGCTTCACTCAATGGCTTGTTTTTTTTTCCAAAGATACAAACATCATTGCAAAGGCTTTTGCCCACATGATTGTATTAGATCAATTTTATATAGCTATAGCAAATGATAAAGTTGCAGGAGTGACGGCATGTACGGACGGGAAAACATCATCGGTAAGATTAAATAAAAAAGAGCTGAGAAAGCACTTAGGCTTCTTCAAGGGAAGCATGGCCAGGATCTTTTTAAAAAAGGAGTTTGAAGCCTCTTTTGAAAATTCCCCTCCCAATACAGGCTCGATTGAATTTGTTGGAACAGCTCCCGAATTCAAAGGACAGGGGGTAGCATCTCAAATCATCCAGCATATTTTCGAAAATACAACGTACAACAATTACGTTATTGAAGAAGTTGCTGATACGAATACTCCGGCAATGAATTTATATAAAAAATTGGGTTTTGAGGAGTATAAACGGAAGGCTATCCCGCAAAAGGTAGCGAAAAAAATTGGAATCAATAATTTTTTGTCTTTGAAATATGTGAAAAAATAA
- a CDS encoding DUF3986 family protein: MDILYDDKYHLHLGYYEDNCDYESVALKRQSEDVWDVFFDFKGYGINNITPENELTLEPFGTRIFSIDNKEFDYDIGVQQFKRWLSINKII, from the coding sequence ATGGATATTTTGTATGATGATAAATATCATCTACATTTAGGTTATTACGAGGATAACTGTGATTATGAGTCGGTAGCACTTAAAAGACAATCTGAGGATGTATGGGATGTATTCTTTGATTTTAAAGGGTATGGGATTAATAATATTACACCAGAAAACGAATTGACTTTAGAACCATTTGGAACCAGAATATTTTCCATCGACAATAAAGAATTCGATTATGATATTGGAGTACAGCAGTTTAAGCGATGGTTATCCATTAATAAAATAATCTAA
- a CDS encoding cation diffusion facilitator family transporter yields the protein MEKQAYLDLKRGERGAIISIIAYLCLSSLKLIVGFMTNSEALKADGLNNATDIIASIAVLIGLKLSQRPADDDHPYGHWKAETVASMVASFIMMGVGIQVTFQAFTSIFNRIEASPDLIAAWTGLFCAIVMYFVYRYNKKLASEINSQSVMAAAKDNLSDAWVSVGTFIGIIGAQFGLPLLDPITAIIVGLIICKTAWDIFRDASHHLTDGFDQKELDSYKTTIINCYGVKGVKDIRARNYGNNVVVDIVILVNSNLDVKNAHDIASMVEDKLIKEHCVYDVVVHVEPN from the coding sequence ATGGAAAAACAAGCATATTTGGATTTAAAAAGAGGAGAACGTGGAGCAATAATAAGTATTATTGCTTATCTTTGTTTGTCCTCATTAAAATTAATTGTCGGGTTTATGACTAATTCCGAAGCCTTAAAAGCTGATGGATTGAACAATGCCACTGACATCATTGCCTCTATTGCCGTATTAATTGGTCTAAAGTTATCCCAAAGACCAGCAGATGATGATCATCCTTATGGACACTGGAAAGCAGAAACCGTTGCCTCAATGGTAGCCTCGTTTATTATGATGGGCGTTGGCATTCAGGTTACATTTCAAGCATTTACCAGTATATTTAATAGAATAGAAGCATCTCCAGATTTAATTGCAGCTTGGACAGGACTTTTTTGTGCAATTGTTATGTATTTTGTGTATCGTTACAATAAAAAACTTGCAAGTGAAATTAATAGCCAATCTGTCATGGCAGCAGCAAAAGATAATCTTTCAGATGCGTGGGTCAGTGTAGGTACCTTCATTGGAATTATCGGTGCTCAATTTGGTCTCCCCTTGTTAGACCCCATTACTGCTATTATCGTTGGCTTAATTATTTGTAAAACCGCTTGGGACATTTTCCGTGATGCCTCCCACCATCTCACTGATGGATTTGACCAGAAGGAATTAGATTCTTATAAAACAACCATTATCAATTGTTATGGTGTTAAGGGTGTAAAAGACATTAGGGCAAGAAATTACGGTAATAATGTGGTTGTGGATATTGTGATTCTTGTAAATTCCAATTTAGATGTAAAAAACGCTCATGATATTGCCTCTATGGTTGAGGATAAATTAATTAAGGAACATTGTGTCTATGATGTAGTTGTTCATGTTGAACCAAATTAA
- a CDS encoding HXXEE domain-containing protein, with protein sequence MEQWVDVQTLIWLFPIMFILHDFEEIIMVERWMKRNSTIIYDILPKRIADRVIKQFSMSTAQFAVVVLVIFLFVSSSTVMATNM encoded by the coding sequence ATGGAACAGTGGGTTGATGTTCAAACACTTATCTGGTTATTTCCAATTATGTTTATCCTTCATGATTTTGAAGAAATTATTATGGTTGAAAGGTGGATGAAGAGAAATTCAACTATAATATATGACATATTGCCGAAAAGAATTGCGGATAGAGTAATTAAACAATTTTCTATGTCAACAGCCCAGTTTGCAGTTGTCGTATTAGTTATTTTCCTATTCGTAAGTAGTTCAACAGTTATGGCAACCAATATGTAA
- a CDS encoding cysteine hydrolase family protein — translation MKKALLVIDVQNGMFQEGNVVFKGERMLQNLKDLIVQARSTKTPIFYIQHNAPAGKPLEYGTKGWEIHPEITPKNQDVIIQKATPDSFYNTSLDEELKKQGIDHLVIAGIQTEACVDTTCRRAFSMEYKVTLVSDTHSTWDSQDITAQQIINHHNEVLRWFAAVYPSKDITFDS, via the coding sequence ATGAAGAAAGCACTACTGGTTATAGACGTTCAAAATGGAATGTTTCAAGAAGGTAATGTCGTCTTTAAAGGGGAAAGAATGCTACAAAATTTAAAAGATTTAATCGTACAAGCACGCTCTACTAAGACACCTATTTTTTATATACAGCATAACGCACCCGCTGGTAAACCTTTAGAGTATGGGACAAAGGGGTGGGAGATTCATCCTGAAATAACTCCAAAAAATCAGGATGTAATCATTCAAAAAGCAACTCCTGATTCATTTTATAATACTTCTTTAGATGAAGAACTGAAAAAACAAGGGATTGACCATTTGGTTATTGCAGGAATTCAAACAGAAGCGTGTGTGGATACAACTTGCAGAAGGGCTTTTAGTATGGAATATAAGGTCACTTTAGTTTCAGATACACACAGCACTTGGGATTCACAGGACATTACTGCCCAACAAATTATTAACCATCACAACGAAGTATTACGTTGGTTTGCCGCTGTTTACCCAAGTAAAGATATTACATTCGATAGCTGA
- a CDS encoding DUF6429 family protein: MHLTSFPENYGLGDAQRSWKGYPFDSLNELTENDYIRGSKQSKSVYLAEKGIEQA, encoded by the coding sequence TTGCATTTAACATCTTTTCCAGAAAATTATGGATTAGGGGATGCTCAGAGAAGTTGGAAAGGTTATCCTTTTGATTCACTAAATGAATTAACAGAGAATGATTACATTCGTGGCAGCAAGCAATCAAAATCAGTGTATCTAGCAGAAAAAGGAATCGAACAAGCCTAG
- a CDS encoding LysR family transcriptional regulator — MDLLQLKYFQKVAQLKHLTQAANKLYISQPALSQTIARLEKDIGVPLFNRTGRQINLNEYGRVFLKKVEIALNALEEGKREIADMAGLERGTVSIDSTFLPHFSDVINSFRTFYPDVQFTISQTTTIEKKEQLLESGVIDFSISCKPINKNGISNIPIQTEEMLIAVPFKHLLANRKSVKLSEISNEDFIHFKKGHSFRDATDEICQKAGFTMNVVCEADDANTIKELLKSNLGIAFWLESLLEKDIPFHYLHIEESESQRIYYLSWSEKRYLSLAARTFQELLIQHYNNGDS; from the coding sequence ATGGATTTGCTTCAGCTAAAGTATTTTCAAAAGGTTGCTCAATTAAAACATTTGACACAGGCTGCAAACAAGCTATATATCTCACAACCTGCTCTTAGCCAAACCATCGCAAGGCTGGAAAAAGATATTGGAGTACCATTATTTAACCGTACAGGGAGACAAATTAATCTAAATGAGTATGGAAGGGTATTTTTGAAAAAAGTTGAGATAGCACTTAATGCATTAGAAGAAGGAAAACGAGAAATAGCTGATATGGCAGGACTGGAACGGGGAACAGTTTCTATCGACAGCACTTTTTTGCCTCATTTTTCTGATGTCATCAATTCTTTTCGAACTTTCTATCCGGACGTTCAATTTACTATTTCCCAGACTACAACAATAGAAAAGAAAGAGCAGCTCCTAGAAAGCGGCGTTATTGATTTTTCTATTTCTTGCAAACCGATTAACAAAAATGGAATTTCAAATATTCCAATTCAGACTGAAGAAATGTTGATTGCCGTTCCCTTTAAACATCTCCTAGCTAATCGGAAGAGCGTTAAATTAAGTGAAATTTCAAATGAAGATTTCATCCACTTTAAAAAGGGACATTCCTTTCGGGATGCAACAGATGAAATATGCCAAAAAGCGGGATTTACAATGAATGTTGTGTGTGAAGCAGACGATGCAAATACAATAAAGGAATTATTGAAATCAAATCTGGGAATTGCTTTTTGGTTAGAATCCTTGTTGGAAAAAGATATTCCATTTCATTATTTGCACATAGAGGAATCTGAAAGTCAACGGATCTATTATCTATCTTGGTCGGAAAAGAGATACTTATCATTGGCTGCACGGACCTTTCAGGAACTTCTCATTCAACACTATAATAATGGGGATAGTTAA
- a CDS encoding MFS transporter codes for MKLSVLQETRVIRLLCFMVPFAIINSFMLNVALPDISEQFTISPSIASWVVTVSGIISAIGALIYGKLSDHFGMKSLAVFGVLLFSAGSIFCLIAPDFSLLIVGRVIQGIGVSSIPSLAMIAPVRYVDAERRGKALGILASVMAFSGVVGPILGGIFTGILHWRFLFLFSTFIILTLPFILKWFPNDVQKNAGKVNLLGAGLLTVFIICLMEAITLLNVWLFIGSVCLLILFLIQQSKSVNPFIPMHLFQDATYRYGVIMGAVNTSANFGVFLITPLLFSQFYGLNGFWIGLLLAPSAITSGLLGSYGGALSDRKGSRYVIRLSLLLLSIGFLLLSSLSGYTYWVMSLCLILTEIGYVFMQPSLTNWISRKLSIEQSGIGMGVYSLSNFISIAICGAITTKLIELNNFPPLNPVAFDSQTAIYSIIYFGFFILAMLNWIIVTFYVEDENGRLLQKNKERI; via the coding sequence ATGAAGCTTTCAGTCCTGCAAGAAACTCGTGTCATTCGTTTGCTTTGTTTCATGGTCCCATTTGCGATAATAAACAGCTTTATGTTGAACGTGGCTTTACCTGATATATCTGAACAGTTTACAATATCTCCTTCTATTGCCAGTTGGGTGGTCACTGTTTCGGGAATCATTTCAGCAATAGGTGCCCTAATATACGGAAAATTATCAGATCACTTTGGAATGAAGAGTCTTGCTGTTTTTGGGGTTCTTTTATTTTCCGCCGGATCCATCTTTTGTTTAATTGCTCCAGATTTCTCTCTGTTAATTGTTGGCCGTGTGATCCAAGGAATTGGTGTATCATCTATTCCCTCTTTAGCGATGATAGCCCCTGTTCGCTATGTTGATGCAGAACGCCGTGGAAAAGCACTTGGGATTCTAGCCTCTGTCATGGCATTTTCAGGAGTAGTTGGCCCGATATTGGGCGGGATTTTCACCGGAATCTTGCATTGGCGTTTTTTATTTCTATTTTCTACGTTCATTATTCTAACTCTTCCTTTTATTCTCAAATGGTTCCCGAATGATGTACAAAAAAATGCCGGAAAAGTGAACCTTCTGGGTGCAGGATTACTCACAGTCTTTATTATTTGTCTAATGGAAGCTATTACCCTACTGAATGTTTGGCTTTTTATTGGATCAGTATGTTTATTAATCTTATTCCTTATTCAGCAAAGTAAATCTGTTAATCCTTTTATTCCAATGCACCTCTTTCAAGATGCTACCTATCGTTATGGAGTCATAATGGGTGCAGTGAATACCTCTGCCAATTTTGGTGTATTTCTGATCACTCCATTGCTTTTCAGTCAATTTTATGGATTAAATGGGTTTTGGATTGGATTACTATTGGCTCCTTCAGCTATTACTTCAGGCTTGTTAGGGTCATATGGCGGGGCATTGTCTGATCGAAAAGGAAGCAGATATGTAATAAGGCTATCTCTCCTCCTTCTTAGTATTGGTTTTCTTTTACTCTCATCTCTTTCGGGATATACGTATTGGGTCATGTCTTTATGTCTTATTCTCACGGAAATTGGATATGTTTTTATGCAACCATCTCTAACCAATTGGATATCTAGAAAACTATCTATAGAGCAATCAGGCATTGGTATGGGTGTATACAGTTTGTCAAACTTTATTTCCATTGCCATATGTGGAGCAATTACTACCAAATTAATCGAGTTAAACAATTTCCCTCCCTTAAACCCTGTTGCCTTCGATAGCCAAACAGCAATATACAGTATTATATACTTTGGATTTTTCATACTGGCAATGTTAAATTGGATAATTGTCACATTTTATGTAGAAGACGAAAATGGCCGACTATTACAAAAAAATAAAGAAAGGATATGA
- a CDS encoding YjcZ family sporulation protein, whose amino-acid sequence MFGYGGYDGFGGCGGYCYGGVGFGGGCFALIVVLFILLIIVGAVICF is encoded by the coding sequence ATGTTTGGATATGGTGGATACGACGGATTTGGTGGTTGTGGTGGATACTGCTACGGCGGCGTCGGTTTCGGTGGCGGTTGTTTTGCATTAATCGTTGTATTATTTATCTTGTTAATCATCGTTGGAGCAGTTATCTGTTTCTAA
- a CDS encoding alpha/beta hydrolase has protein sequence MPILEVDESSLYYSVKGKGIPIIFIHPPVLTSTNFIYQEEELSSYFQVITFDIRGHGRSPFSIKPVTYPLIAEDIKKLMNHLDIKQAFLCGYSAGASILLEFLLSTSTGRILGGIIISGMSEVSDWRLKNRILLAKNLVKIGALPALAWSISKSNSDTEELFEKMLLEAKKGDARNILQYYDYSLDYNSSNQLEKINMPISLIYGEKDKPFFRYAQQLHSKLPQNEITFVEGIKHQLPTKAASELNKVIYQFIEKHSSKRGE, from the coding sequence ATGCCAATCCTCGAAGTTGATGAAAGTAGCCTTTACTACTCTGTAAAAGGAAAAGGGATTCCTATCATTTTTATTCATCCGCCTGTTCTAACTTCCACAAACTTCATATATCAGGAAGAAGAACTATCCAGTTATTTTCAGGTCATTACCTTTGATATACGTGGACATGGAAGGAGTCCTTTTTCAATCAAACCCGTTACTTATCCACTCATTGCAGAGGATATAAAAAAACTAATGAACCATCTGGACATTAAACAAGCCTTTTTATGTGGCTATTCAGCAGGGGCATCTATCCTATTGGAATTTTTGTTATCAACATCAACGGGGCGTATTTTAGGTGGAATCATTATTAGTGGAATGTCTGAGGTTAGTGACTGGCGCCTAAAAAACAGAATACTTCTTGCTAAAAACCTTGTAAAAATTGGGGCATTGCCTGCTTTGGCTTGGTCAATATCAAAAAGCAATTCAGATACAGAAGAGTTATTCGAGAAGATGTTACTAGAAGCAAAAAAAGGAGATGCAAGGAACATCTTGCAATATTATGATTACAGTTTGGACTATAACAGTTCGAATCAACTTGAAAAAATCAATATGCCTATTTCCCTCATATATGGCGAAAAGGATAAACCATTTTTTCGTTATGCACAACAATTACATAGTAAACTTCCTCAAAACGAAATAACCTTTGTTGAAGGCATTAAACATCAGCTCCCAACAAAAGCAGCAAGTGAATTGAATAAAGTTATTTATCAATTTATTGAGAAACATTCTAGTAAACGGGGTGAATAA
- a CDS encoding HXXEE domain-containing protein, which translates to MTTVFFLHAFTHIGQSIILRSVTPGAFTSLIVIIPYSLVLYRSLLVNEVITWEIIFLCLPFCLLIIPVALLAHWIGKKVV; encoded by the coding sequence ATTACAACGGTTTTTTTTCTACACGCTTTTACTCATATTGGTCAATCTATCATTCTTCGTTCAGTTACGCCCGGTGCATTTACTTCGTTGATTGTTATCATTCCATACAGTTTAGTTTTATATCGTTCATTATTAGTGAATGAAGTAATTACATGGGAAATTATTTTTCTATGCTTACCTTTTTGTCTCTTAATTATCCCAGTTGCTTTGCTTGCTCATTGGATTGGAAAAAAAGTAGTATAG
- a CDS encoding phosphatase PAP2 family protein has translation MILTSNKIKFVFFFILVFLLFRKRNVFFEAVVSIVITLFMHFITKLFYFKPRPFIDRRVRILTPSKFDSSFPSKHTLLTFAVSTIVLFYQRIVGSILLGFSVLTGLSRIWVGQHYPSDIAGSAVLGSFTSTIIHKLFKISKRK, from the coding sequence ATGATACTTACCTCCAACAAGATCAAATTTGTTTTCTTTTTTATTTTAGTGTTTCTGCTTTTTAGAAAAAGGAATGTATTTTTTGAAGCAGTAGTGTCTATCGTGATTACATTATTCATGCATTTTATAACTAAGTTATTTTATTTTAAGCCACGTCCATTTATAGATAGGAGAGTACGTATACTTACCCCCTCTAAATTCGATTCTTCCTTTCCGAGTAAACATACTTTACTAACTTTTGCCGTTTCAACAATAGTCCTCTTTTATCAACGCATCGTGGGATCTATTCTGTTGGGGTTCTCGGTTTTAACGGGATTGTCACGAATTTGGGTAGGACAACATTATCCCTCTGATATTGCAGGAAGTGCAGTTTTAGGTTCTTTTACAAGTACGATCATCCATAAATTATTTAAAATTTCAAAAAGAAAATAG
- a CDS encoding GNAT family N-acetyltransferase, translating to MLIREINPDDAEGLVKLIYQVESESHFMLFESGERKISPEEQEKRIEAMRKTENSTISIAEENNELVGYLIAIGGYAQKNKHSVYLVIGVLAQYRGGGIGTKLFQQLENWAKEHNIHRLELTVMTRNVAGNGLYKKMGFKIEGTKRHSLYFEGEFVDEYYMSKLL from the coding sequence ATGTTAATCAGAGAAATAAATCCTGATGATGCTGAAGGTCTAGTGAAATTAATTTATCAAGTTGAAAGTGAGTCCCACTTTATGCTCTTCGAATCAGGAGAAAGAAAAATTAGTCCAGAGGAGCAGGAAAAAAGAATTGAAGCAATGAGGAAAACTGAGAATTCGACCATTTCCATTGCAGAAGAAAATAATGAATTAGTTGGTTATTTAATTGCTATTGGCGGCTACGCCCAAAAAAACAAGCATTCCGTATATCTTGTTATTGGTGTCTTGGCTCAATATCGAGGGGGTGGTATCGGAACAAAACTATTTCAACAATTAGAGAATTGGGCAAAAGAACATAATATTCACCGCTTAGAATTGACCGTAATGACCCGAAATGTTGCTGGAAATGGGCTATATAAGAAAATGGGGTTTAAAATTGAAGGAACAAAAAGGCATTCGCTATATTTTGAAGGTGAATTTGTAGATGAATATTATATGTCTAAACTGTTATAA
- a CDS encoding NADP-dependent oxidoreductase has product MMKAIRVYQYGGPEQLKLERIPIPQPSSDEVLIRVHTVGVLPYDWKYREGYFKDSRPAIFPYTPGTTFAGTVEKIGRNVHDFYIGQEVFGRSKYGTYAEFTIASREELFPKPSTITFQEAAAIPGSAILAWLTLFRDGELREGEKVLIHGAAGGFGSIAVQLAKWKGAHVIGTSSGRNLDFLSLLGVDTVIDYTSASFENIVQDVDLVVDTVGGDTLERSWSVVKKGGKLLSLVEQPSADKIRMYGLKTVKPFIPYYPEETKIISQTITQMIADRKLRIVISKLVSLETVDEAHKISQQGHGRGRIILKVYDGAQGDND; this is encoded by the coding sequence ATGATGAAAGCCATTCGAGTTTACCAATACGGTGGACCGGAACAATTAAAACTCGAAAGGATTCCTATTCCGCAGCCCAGCTCTGATGAGGTGTTAATTCGGGTTCATACCGTTGGAGTACTTCCGTATGATTGGAAATACCGTGAAGGTTACTTTAAGGATAGTCGCCCCGCAATCTTTCCTTATACCCCTGGGACAACATTTGCAGGAACTGTGGAGAAAATTGGCCGCAATGTACATGATTTTTACATCGGACAGGAGGTCTTTGGACGGAGCAAATATGGAACTTACGCTGAGTTTACCATAGCATCAAGAGAAGAACTTTTTCCTAAACCTTCAACAATAACATTTCAAGAGGCAGCAGCAATCCCTGGGAGTGCTATTTTAGCGTGGCTTACTCTATTTAGGGACGGAGAATTAAGGGAAGGTGAAAAAGTGCTGATTCATGGAGCAGCAGGAGGATTTGGTTCTATTGCAGTCCAATTGGCTAAATGGAAGGGAGCACATGTTATTGGAACCAGTTCAGGGAGAAATTTAGACTTCCTTTCCTTATTAGGAGTAGACACTGTCATTGATTATACTTCCGCCTCTTTTGAGAACATAGTCCAGGATGTAGACCTGGTTGTCGATACGGTGGGCGGAGATACGTTAGAAAGATCCTGGTCCGTTGTGAAAAAAGGAGGGAAACTTCTATCTTTAGTTGAACAGCCATCAGCTGATAAAATACGTATGTATGGACTAAAAACAGTAAAACCGTTTATTCCGTATTATCCTGAGGAAACGAAAATTATTTCTCAGACAATTACCCAAATGATTGCAGATAGAAAGTTAAGGATCGTCATTTCAAAACTTGTTTCATTAGAAACAGTGGATGAAGCACATAAAATATCTCAACAAGGTCATGGGCGCGGTCGCATTATTTTAAAAGTATATGATGGTGCTCAAGGTGATAATGATTAA
- a CDS encoding alcohol dehydrogenase catalytic domain-containing protein, with the protein MRAMVYHKYGTKDVLKLTELDVPKPKDNEILVNVKAVSVNSWDWDLLRGKPFLSRIGGLIKPKYKILGADIAGRVEVVGKDIKQFQPGDEVFGDISWCGWGGYAEYISVREEALTLSQLLCLTRKQQQYLKLLSLRYRHSVIKGKLRKDKWF; encoded by the coding sequence ATGAGAGCGATGGTTTACCATAAATATGGTACAAAAGACGTGCTTAAACTTACAGAATTAGATGTGCCTAAACCAAAGGACAATGAAATCCTCGTAAACGTTAAAGCGGTATCGGTAAATTCTTGGGACTGGGATCTACTAAGAGGGAAGCCGTTCTTATCTCGTATTGGAGGATTAATAAAGCCAAAATATAAAATTTTAGGTGCAGATATTGCAGGGCGAGTTGAGGTTGTAGGTAAAGACATAAAACAGTTTCAACCAGGTGATGAAGTTTTTGGTGACATTTCTTGGTGTGGTTGGGGTGGATATGCTGAATACATAAGTGTACGTGAAGAGGCTTTAACGCTAAGCCAGCTACTATGTCTTACGAGGAAGCAGCAGCAATACCTCAAGCTGCTGTCTTTGCGTTACAGGCACTCCGTGATAAAGGGAAAATTAAGGAAGGACAAATGGTTCTAA
- a CDS encoding zinc-binding dehydrogenase, whose product MLQSIGADYVIDYTQEDFTKKGKCYDLVIDVVGNRSALDYKRILKPLGTYVMVGGSFSRILQVIFVAPIISKTERKNMNVLIHKPNGKDQKFLSELFEAGKLVPVIDKRYSLSEVEEAIRYLGEGNAKGKVVITV is encoded by the coding sequence ATGCTTCAGTCAATTGGAGCGGATTATGTTATTGACTACACACAAGAGGATTTCACCAAGAAAGGTAAATGTTATGATCTAGTTATTGATGTAGTAGGAAATAGATCAGCCCTTGATTACAAGCGTATATTAAAACCTTTGGGCACTTATGTTATGGTGGGAGGTTCATTTTCTCGAATTTTACAAGTAATTTTCGTTGCTCCAATAATCTCTAAAACTGAACGTAAGAATATGAATGTTCTTATACACAAACCTAACGGAAAAGACCAAAAGTTTCTATCTGAGCTTTTTGAAGCTGGCAAGTTAGTACCTGTTATTGACAAAAGGTACTCTTTAAGTGAGGTTGAAGAGGCTATTCGATATCTTGGAGAAGGAAACGCAAAGGGAAAAGTTGTCATCACTGTATGA
- a CDS encoding DUF2750 domain-containing protein: MSQSSAQWSAFIKEIIEHRKVWTIRDEGGIPTSTNIDGETSMPFWSLKSRAEKIIENVTAYNGFQAFYSQDFITLDMDLTIN; the protein is encoded by the coding sequence TTGTCTCAATCGTCGGCACAATGGAGTGCATTTATAAAAGAAATTATTGAACATCGCAAAGTATGGACTATTAGGGACGAAGGTGGTATCCCTACCTCAACAAATATAGACGGTGAAACATCGATGCCATTTTGGTCTTTGAAATCAAGGGCGGAAAAAATCATTGAAAATGTTACTGCTTATAACGGATTCCAAGCATTTTATTCGCAGGATTTCATAACCCTTGATATGGATTTAACGATTAATTGA